Sequence from the Ancalomicrobiaceae bacterium S20 genome:
GCGGGCGGCTCGGATGGGGCGACTCGGGCGGCCGCGAGGCCGTGCGCTACGAGCCGCTGCCGGCGAGCCCGACCTCGCCGGTCGCCCAGACTGCACTGCCGCCGGTGCCGCCGCCGAGCCCGGTGCAGCAGGCACCGCTCGATGCGCCGCCGCCCGGACCGGTGGCCGGCGTCGATCCGAACCAGCCGCTCGGCGCGCCGGCGCCGCTCGGCACGGCGCCCGCCGCACCCGGCGCGGTGCCCCCGCCGGTCCCCGGCGCGCAGCCGGCAAGCCGGTCGCCGCCGCCGATGCCAAGGGCCCGGCGATCGGGCGCGGCGACGTGGCCGGCGGCTGGCAGATCTCCGGCGGCGACAGCTGCCAGCTGTTCACCAACGTGACCGCCTGGAGCGGCGGCTATCGCGCGGTGACCCGCGGCTGCACCTCGCCGGATCTGCAGAAGGTCTCGGCCTGGGATTTGAGCGGTCGTCAGGTGTCGCTGAAAGGCCCGGACGGCACGGTCGTGGCCACCGTCGCGGCGGCCGGTCCGGACCGTTTTTCGGGCCAGACGGCGAGCGGACGCGCCATCGCTTTGTCGCGATGACAAAAACTACTTACGGCCTGCACAAAGTTTCTTACCCTGGTTGATTGAAATCCGGGTGTAGTGAACTCATGATGCAATCGAAGAACGGTGTGATTTGCCGTTCGCGGTTGTGGCCTATGAGCAAATATGCGCCTCTAACCGACTATCTGAAGCGCTACGGTGGTGACGAATGGAACGTCACCTTCTCCGAAATCGAGCAGATACTCGGGTTTCCTCTACCGCCGAGCGCATCCACGCACCGAACCTGGTGGGCTAATCACGGTGGCGTGATGGTCCACCAGAAGGCATGGATTTCCGCGGGCTGGCGGGTCGTCATGGTCGACAAGGAACGCGGTCAGGTCCGCTTCATGCGCCAGGTGACCACGCAGCGGCGGCCTCCGGAGCCGCCGGGCGGGCAATGGCTCAATGTGGCGGGCGCGATGGCGCGGGTCGACCCGCGCCATGTCGCCGAAGTGCGCCGCTATCAGGGCGCCGCGGACCTGTCCGTGCGCCTCGACTGGCAGCATCTCGGACCGGCGGTGCGCGACGGGCGGAGCTGGCGCTGCCCGGTCATCGCGGCCGTGCCGGGCGTCGTGCGGTTCCATGTGTTCCGGCGGGGCCTGCATGCCTTCGTCGTGCGCAGCGCGCGCGATCTCGCGGTGCTCGCCCGGCATCCGCGCGATGGCTCCTCGGAGTCCGAAACGATGTGGCAGTCGCTGCGGATGGCCGATTCCGTCCTGATCGACTACCTGCTCGCCGAGCATGTGACGGTCGGTTCGGGCGGGGCGATCAGGGCTGCCGACTTCTCCGATCTGCGCGATCTGTTCCTGGCCGAAGCCGCCGCGATCGCTGTCACGCGGGAGACCGGCCTGCCGGTGCTCGGCGCGGCGTGAGCCGCGCGGACTAGTGCTCGGCGCGGCGTGAGCCGCGCGGACCAGTGCCCGGCGCGGCGTGAGTTGCCGCGGGTCGCGGCGTCGAACACCTCGATTCCGTTCGGCATGGGGCTACCTGCCACGGTTCGGCGCCATGGCTCGGTATCACGGCCGCGCGCGGAACGGGCTCAATAATCCGACAGCACGACGTCGTCGGAATATTCCTCGCCGTGGACTTCCTTGACGATCGCCTGGCCGCAGATGACGCGGCCCTTGACCGGGTCGAAGGTCAACGTCGGGTCGCCGGCGAGTGACCAGCCCTTGTTGAGCGCCGCGGTGACGCGCTTGCAGAAGGCGGTGTCGTCGGGGCCGGTCAGGTAGCGATAGAGTTTCATGTGAATCGGGATCTCCGGAGAGCGGATCGCGGCGCGCGGGTCCGCGGCACCTCTGCACGGGGTGCCTCCTGACATAGTGCGCCGCCTGTCGCTTGGCGAGCGGGCCGGACGAAATCATCCAGCCGCGGTCGGATGCGCAGCGGGCGGCGGTCCGACATCGCCGCGTGCCGATCAGGCCGCGGCGGCCGGCACCGCGGCGCGGGCGATCGCGACCGTGCGTTCGGCCATCTCGGCATGCAGCCGCTCGACCATGCGGCCTTCGAGCGTGATGACGCCCTTGCCGGCGTTCTCGGGCAGTGCGAAGGCGGCGAGGATCTTCTCGGCCCATTCGAGCTCGGTCGCGCTCGGCGAGAACACCTCGTTGGCGACCGCGATCTGGCTCGGATGGATCAGCGTCTTGCCGTCCATGCCGAGATCGCGGCCCTGCAGGCACTCGTCGCGGAAGGCTTCCATATCGTCGAAGTCGTTGAAGACGCCGTCGATCACGTCGAGGCCATGGGCGCGGGCGGCCTGCACGGTGGTCGACAGCCAGGTGATCATCGGCAACCGGCCGCGCACGATGCGGGCGCGGGTCTCCTTGGCGAGATCGTTGGTGCCGAGCACGAAGCAGGCGAGCCGGCGGCCGGCCGGCGCCTGCCGGGCCGCGGCGATCGCGCCGGCGTTGAGGATCCCCATCGGGGTCTCCATCATGGCCCAGATCTTGGTGTGGTCGGGCGCGCCGAGCATGTCGAGCTTGTCGCCGATCTCGTAGACGTCGTCGGCGAACGAGACCTTCGGCACCAGGATCGCGTCCGGGCCGAGCTCGGCGGCGACCTTCAGGTCTTCCTTGCCCCAGGGTGTCGACACCGCGTTGACGCGGATGATCACCTCGCGCGGCCCGTAGCCGCCGGTGCGGAAAGCCTCGGCCACGCGCTCGCGCGCGACTTCCTTGACGTCCGGCGCCACGGAGTCCTCGAGATCGAGGATCAGCGCGTCGGCGGCGAGGGACTTCGCCTTCTCGAGCGCGCGCACGTTGGCGCCGGGCATGTAGAGCACGCTGCGGCGCGGCCGGATCTGCATCGGAAAACCTCCCCCCGGTTCGGCTTGTCGGTTCGGCGCCGTCTGGCGCTGATCTGGTTGGCGCACATTTGACGCTTCTGCGACAAAGCGTAGCGCCCGCCGGATCGTGCCGCAATGCACCATTGGGCGCGGCCGGCGCACAGGATCTTTTCCGAAGCGAGGGGTAATCCGGCTTCGTCTATTCCGCGCGGATCGAGCCGACGGCGGAAGCGAGCGCCAGCACGATCCAGGCACCGATCAGAGACGAGCCGCCGGTCGGAGCCGCGTAGGGGAACAGGCCCTGGCCATGGAACACCCGCGCGGCCATGTCGCCGGCGAACAGGCCGGCGCCGATCGCCATCACGATGCCGATCAGAACGAGCACCAGCCGGCCGCGCTCGCGACGGCGCTCGGCGAGCGCGGCGAGCCCGAGCAGCGCCGCGGCGTGGACGAGCAGCAGTTCCGCGCCGCTCGCCAGCATGGCGCCGCCGGGGACGTGGCTCGCCGCCGCAGCGGCAGCGACGCCGGCGGCGCCGAGGAGGCCGGCGAGGACGAGGAGCAGACGCGAATTCATGGGGAACTCCCGATGGCTGATGTCGGGAACCTAGGGCGCGGGCCGGGCCGGGAAACCGGTCCGGCCGCAGAATGGCCATGCGCAGGTCGGGTCTCGGGTGCGCGCCGCCCGCCGCTCAGCGCGGCATCAGCACCCAGTAGTCGAGATCGAGGATCACGGCCGGATCGTATTCCTTGCCGTCGGCGCCATAGAGCGGGAAATCGTTGGTCGGCCGGTCCTTGGTCGCGATCGTGCGCAGGCGCAGCGCGCCGACGTCGTCGCGGCCGGGCAGTTCGGCGGTCTCCAGTACCTGCGACCACGCGAAGACCGTGCAGCCGGCGAACAGCGGCGCGACATGGCGGCCGCCGTTGATCGCCGCGACGTGAAAGGCATTGGCGAGGCCGTTGAACGACAGCGCGCGGGCGAGGCTGATCACGTGGCCGCCGTAGATCAGCCGTCGGCCGAAGCGACCCTGTCCCTCGGTCCACTGGTTGAAGTGCACCTTGGCGGTGTTCTGGAACAGGCGGGTCGCCATCTGGTGCTCGGCCTCCTCGACGGTCATGCCGTCGACGTGGTCGATCATTTCGCCGGCCTGATAGTCCGACCAGCTGTGGCGCGAACCGGCGAGGACGCCGTCATAGGCGCTCGGGTCGATCACCGGCACGGCGCCGCCGATCTGCGCCGGGGTCAGCGCCGAGGGCAGCTCGGGCACCTTCTGGTCGGCGACGACCGCCTTCTCGTCGAGCTTGCGAACCATGACCCAGCGGACATAGTCGAGCACTTCCGCGCCATGCTGGTTGTAGCCGGTCGAGCGGACGTAGACGACGCCGGTCTTGCCGTTGGAATTCTCCTTGAGGCCGATGACCTCGGAGACCGTCGACAGCGTGTCGCCCGGATAGACCGGCGCCAGGAACCGGCAGCCGGCATAGCCGAGATTGGCGACCGCGTTGAGCGAGATGTCGGGCACGGTCTTGCCGAACACGACGTGGAAGACCAGGAGGTCGTCGAGCGGCGCGTGCGGGTAGCCGATCGCCTT
This genomic interval carries:
- a CDS encoding AprI/Inh family metalloprotease inhibitor — translated: MAGGWQISGGDSCQLFTNVTAWSGGYRAVTRGCTSPDLQKVSAWDLSGRQVSLKGPDGTVVATVAAAGPDRFSGQTASGRAIALSR
- a CDS encoding DUF1737 domain-containing protein — encoded protein: MKLYRYLTGPDDTAFCKRVTAALNKGWSLAGDPTLTFDPVKGRVICGQAIVKEVHGEEYSDDVVLSDY
- a CDS encoding CoA ester lyase, with the translated sequence MQIRPRRSVLYMPGANVRALEKAKSLAADALILDLEDSVAPDVKEVARERVAEAFRTGGYGPREVIIRVNAVSTPWGKEDLKVAAELGPDAILVPKVSFADDVYEIGDKLDMLGAPDHTKIWAMMETPMGILNAGAIAAARQAPAGRRLACFVLGTNDLAKETRARIVRGRLPMITWLSTTVQAARAHGLDVIDGVFNDFDDMEAFRDECLQGRDLGMDGKTLIHPSQIAVANEVFSPSATELEWAEKILAAFALPENAGKGVITLEGRMVERLHAEMAERTVAIARAAVPAAAA
- a CDS encoding DUF423 domain-containing protein; amino-acid sequence: MNSRLLLVLAGLLGAAGVAAAAAASHVPGGAMLASGAELLLVHAAALLGLAALAERRRERGRLVLVLIGIVMAIGAGLFAGDMAARVFHGQGLFPYAAPTGGSSLIGAWIVLALASAVGSIRAE
- a CDS encoding MaoC family dehydratase yields the protein MSGTKPKTNPGNYFEDFRLGQVIRHATPRTVTTGDAALYTALYGNRFAVQSSDAFAKAIGYPHAPLDDLLVFHVVFGKTVPDISLNAVANLGYAGCRFLAPVYPGDTLSTVSEVIGLKENSNGKTGVVYVRSTGYNQHGAEVLDYVRWVMVRKLDEKAVVADQKVPELPSALTPAQIGGAVPVIDPSAYDGVLAGSRHSWSDYQAGEMIDHVDGMTVEEAEHQMATRLFQNTAKVHFNQWTEGQGRFGRRLIYGGHVISLARALSFNGLANAFHVAAINGGRHVAPLFAGCTVFAWSQVLETAELPGRDDVGALRLRTIATKDRPTNDFPLYGADGKEYDPAVILDLDYWVLMPR